Proteins encoded within one genomic window of Rossellomorea vietnamensis:
- the lon gene encoding endopeptidase La, with protein sequence MAKQNNLTVPLLPLRGLLVYPTMVLHLDVGRERSVQALEKAMMDDHLIFLTTQRDMNIDEPTQEDFYEMGTLTKVKQMLKLPNGTIRVLVEGMNRASITSFTGQKDFYEVTVKEFHDSEGKESETDALMRTLLNYFEQYIKLSKKVSAETYSTVSDIEEPGRLADIVASHLPLKMKEKQNVLETLDIKKRLQMVIETINNEKEVLSLEKKIGQRVKRSMERTQKEYYLREQMKAIQKELGDKEGKTGEIEDLTAKIEQANMPEEVELTALKELARYEKVPSSSAESSVIRNYIEWLVSLPWSTETEDQLDIKRSEQILNRDHYGLEKVKERVLEYLAVQQLTQSLKGPILCLAGPPGVGKTSLARSVAESLGRNFVRISLGGVRDESEIRGHRRTYVGAMPGRIIRGMKKAGTINPVFLLDEIDKMSSDFRGDPSSAMLEVLDPEQNSNFSDHYIEETYDLSKVMFIATANDLSTIPGPLRDRMEIITIAGYTELEKLNIAKHHLLEKQIKDHGLTKSKLQVRDEAIVDIVRYYTREAGVRSLERQLAALCRKTAKIIVSGDKKRVVITSSNIEEFLGKRKFRYGQAEIENQIGVSTGLAYTTVGGDTLQIEVSLAPGKGKLVLTGKLGDVMKESAQTAFSYVRSKAGELGIDENFHEKYDIHIHVPEGAVPKDGPSAGITITTALVSALTGKYVNREVGMTGEMTLRGRVLPIGGVKEKTLSAHRAGIKTIILPKDNEKDIDDIPESVRGELTFILVSHIDEVLEKALVGEKK encoded by the coding sequence GTGGCTAAACAAAATAATTTAACGGTTCCCCTCCTTCCATTAAGAGGCTTACTTGTGTATCCAACAATGGTCTTGCATTTAGATGTTGGACGTGAGCGCTCCGTTCAAGCTTTAGAAAAAGCGATGATGGATGATCATTTAATTTTCTTAACTACTCAAAGAGATATGAATATAGATGAGCCAACACAGGAAGATTTCTACGAGATGGGAACTCTTACAAAGGTCAAGCAGATGCTCAAGCTGCCAAATGGGACCATCAGGGTGCTTGTCGAGGGAATGAATCGTGCGTCTATTACGTCATTCACCGGGCAAAAGGACTTCTATGAAGTAACGGTGAAGGAATTTCATGATTCTGAAGGGAAGGAATCGGAAACAGACGCGTTGATGAGGACGTTACTCAATTATTTCGAACAATACATAAAGCTATCAAAGAAAGTATCAGCCGAAACGTATTCAACCGTTTCAGATATTGAAGAACCGGGAAGGCTCGCGGATATCGTGGCATCCCATCTGCCCCTCAAGATGAAGGAAAAGCAAAACGTCCTGGAAACACTCGATATTAAGAAGCGGCTTCAAATGGTGATCGAAACGATCAACAATGAAAAAGAAGTACTGAGCTTAGAGAAAAAAATCGGGCAGCGTGTCAAACGTTCAATGGAAAGAACCCAGAAAGAGTATTATCTTCGGGAGCAAATGAAAGCCATTCAAAAAGAGTTGGGTGACAAAGAAGGTAAAACGGGTGAAATTGAAGATTTAACGGCGAAGATCGAACAGGCCAATATGCCTGAAGAAGTAGAACTTACGGCATTAAAGGAGCTTGCCCGCTATGAGAAAGTGCCTTCAAGCTCTGCTGAAAGCTCTGTGATCCGAAATTACATCGAGTGGCTTGTTTCTTTACCATGGTCCACCGAAACGGAAGACCAGTTGGACATCAAGCGGTCTGAACAGATTTTAAACAGGGATCATTACGGTCTTGAAAAGGTCAAGGAAAGGGTTCTTGAATATCTTGCCGTTCAGCAGCTGACTCAATCCCTGAAAGGGCCGATTCTGTGTTTGGCCGGACCTCCAGGGGTCGGGAAAACGAGCTTGGCCCGTTCCGTGGCTGAATCACTGGGGCGGAATTTTGTACGAATCTCCCTTGGAGGCGTCCGTGATGAATCCGAAATCAGGGGACACAGACGTACGTATGTAGGAGCCATGCCCGGCAGGATCATCCGCGGTATGAAAAAGGCAGGTACTATCAACCCTGTGTTCCTTCTCGATGAAATCGATAAAATGTCCAGTGATTTCAGGGGAGATCCTTCTTCTGCGATGCTTGAAGTACTGGATCCCGAACAAAATTCAAACTTTAGTGATCACTATATTGAAGAGACATACGACTTATCAAAAGTGATGTTCATTGCAACGGCCAATGACCTATCCACCATACCGGGACCACTTCGGGACAGGATGGAAATCATTACGATTGCCGGTTATACGGAGCTTGAAAAGTTAAACATTGCAAAGCATCATTTACTGGAAAAGCAAATCAAGGATCATGGATTGACCAAATCCAAGCTTCAAGTGAGAGATGAAGCGATCGTTGATATCGTCCGCTATTATACCAGGGAAGCCGGTGTAAGGAGCCTGGAGCGCCAGCTGGCCGCTCTTTGCAGAAAAACGGCGAAGATCATCGTTTCGGGTGATAAGAAGAGAGTCGTGATCACTTCAAGCAATATAGAAGAGTTCCTCGGAAAGAGAAAATTCCGTTACGGCCAGGCAGAAATCGAAAATCAGATCGGTGTATCAACCGGTCTTGCCTACACGACGGTCGGAGGGGATACCCTTCAAATCGAAGTATCCCTCGCACCGGGTAAAGGGAAGCTTGTCCTGACCGGGAAACTGGGAGACGTCATGAAGGAGTCTGCTCAAACGGCCTTCAGCTACGTACGTTCGAAGGCAGGGGAACTTGGGATCGATGAGAATTTCCACGAGAAATATGATATACACATCCACGTTCCAGAAGGGGCAGTCCCGAAAGATGGTCCATCAGCCGGGATCACGATCACAACGGCACTCGTATCAGCCCTGACAGGGAAATACGTGAACCGTGAAGTGGGGATGACGGGTGAAATGACCCTGAGAGGAAGAGTCCTTCCAATCGGCGGAGTGAAAGAAAAAACATTAAGTGCTCATCGTGCCGGGATTAAAACGATTATCCTTCCGAAAGATAATGAAAAGGATATAGATGATATTCCTGAAAGCGTGAGGGGAGAATTAACGTTCATCCTTGTATCTCACATCGATGAAGTCTTAGAGAAAGCATTAGTAGGTGAAAAGAAGTGA
- the yihA gene encoding ribosome biogenesis GTP-binding protein YihA/YsxC, whose protein sequence is MKVNQVELVISAVRPEQYPGDILPEFALAGRSNVGKSSFINKMIGRKSMARISSKPGKTQTLNFYKIEETLYYVDVPGYGFAKVSKTEREAWGKMIETYITSREQLRAVILIVDLRHAPTKDDVMMYDFLKHHGLPCIVIATKADKIPKGKWQKHLKVTKETLNMDSEDDLIMFSSETGLGKDKAWDAIKSYYK, encoded by the coding sequence GTGAAAGTAAATCAAGTTGAGCTAGTCATCAGTGCGGTCAGGCCTGAACAATACCCTGGCGATATCCTTCCAGAGTTTGCCTTGGCCGGGCGCTCTAACGTAGGAAAATCCTCATTCATCAATAAAATGATCGGAAGGAAGAGCATGGCGAGGATTTCATCCAAGCCTGGTAAAACCCAGACGCTGAACTTCTATAAAATAGAAGAAACCCTCTATTATGTGGATGTTCCCGGTTATGGTTTTGCCAAAGTATCCAAAACCGAGCGGGAAGCATGGGGAAAGATGATTGAAACCTATATCACTTCCCGTGAGCAGCTAAGGGCGGTCATCCTGATCGTGGATCTGCGCCATGCCCCGACCAAGGATGATGTGATGATGTATGATTTCCTCAAGCATCACGGACTGCCATGCATCGTCATTGCCACCAAAGCGGACAAGATCCCGAAAGGTAAGTGGCAGAAGCACCTGAAAGTCACAAAGGAAACCCTGAACATGGACAGTGAAGACGACCTTATCATGTTCTCTTCCGAAACAGGCCTTGGAAAAGACAAAGCCTGGGACGCCATCAAATCGTATTATAAATGA
- a CDS encoding transporter substrate-binding domain-containing protein, with product MKNLKSLVLLVLAALLLSACGDKATTESGAKLVEEGKFVYAASGEFKPFSVTNDDGTMSGFDIEVAEAVAKEMGLEPEQKKFKFAGIVEGVKSGRFDAAVASHTITEDRLKEVDFSTPYYYSGPQIFVRKDSDVETLDDLKDKEIAVSKGSTYSDTAKEVTDKIQAYDSDVVALEALNKGKHDAVITDFITGKEAIASGLNIEARELIGRSEQAIAVSKDNEKLLKEVNQALEALREDGTLKKISEKYFKTDITSDPEKE from the coding sequence GTGAAGAATTTGAAAAGCCTGGTCTTATTAGTACTTGCTGCACTTCTTCTATCCGCTTGCGGAGACAAAGCTACTACAGAGAGTGGTGCCAAGTTAGTGGAGGAAGGCAAATTCGTTTATGCAGCTTCCGGTGAATTCAAGCCATTCAGTGTGACGAATGACGATGGAACCATGTCAGGTTTCGATATTGAAGTGGCAGAAGCCGTTGCGAAAGAAATGGGTCTTGAACCCGAGCAGAAGAAATTTAAATTTGCAGGAATTGTAGAAGGGGTCAAATCCGGACGTTTCGACGCGGCGGTCGCCAGTCACACGATCACGGAAGATCGTTTGAAGGAAGTAGACTTCTCAACTCCTTATTATTATTCAGGTCCACAGATTTTCGTCCGTAAAGACAGTGATGTTGAAACCCTGGATGATTTGAAGGACAAGGAAATTGCCGTATCAAAGGGATCGACATACTCAGATACCGCAAAGGAAGTAACGGATAAAATTCAGGCATACGATAGTGACGTTGTGGCCCTTGAAGCGTTAAACAAAGGAAAACACGATGCCGTCATCACAGACTTCATTACAGGTAAAGAAGCGATTGCTTCAGGCCTGAACATCGAAGCACGTGAACTGATCGGACGCAGTGAGCAGGCAATCGCCGTCAGTAAAGATAATGAGAAGCTATTAAAAGAAGTCAATCAAGCTCTTGAAGCATTAAGAGAAGACGGTACATTGAAGAAAATCAGTGAAAAATATTTCAAAACAGATATTACATCAGATCCCGAGAAAGAGTAA
- a CDS encoding amino acid ABC transporter permease produces the protein MHFLETFAGTYDVFLKGMLLTFQLTFVSVLIAIVIGLFFAFLKISGIKPLSLIADLYIFVVRGTPLIVQIFIFYFGLTSLNISGFWSVVMGLAFHNGAYIAEIFRGAIQSIDKGQMEAGRSLGMSLGLSMRRIILPQAFRRALPPLGNQFIIALKDSSLASFIGMFELFSVATTLGSNNFDYMTYLLVVAIYYLVLVLLFSTIVNVIEKRMSISD, from the coding sequence ATGCACTTTTTAGAAACCTTTGCAGGTACATATGATGTTTTTCTGAAAGGGATGCTGTTAACATTCCAGTTAACCTTTGTTTCTGTCCTGATTGCGATTGTGATCGGTCTGTTTTTCGCTTTCCTGAAGATTTCAGGGATCAAGCCTTTGTCCCTGATTGCGGATTTATACATTTTTGTTGTAAGGGGTACACCATTAATCGTTCAAATTTTCATTTTCTATTTCGGTTTGACCTCCTTGAATATTTCAGGCTTCTGGTCGGTCGTCATGGGTCTTGCTTTCCATAATGGGGCCTATATCGCAGAGATCTTCCGGGGAGCCATTCAGTCCATCGACAAAGGGCAAATGGAAGCCGGGCGTTCCCTTGGGATGTCCCTTGGATTGTCCATGAGAAGGATCATCCTTCCTCAGGCATTCAGGCGTGCCCTGCCGCCTCTGGGTAATCAATTTATCATTGCATTGAAGGATTCATCCCTTGCTTCCTTCATCGGGATGTTCGAATTGTTCAGCGTGGCAACGACACTCGGATCGAATAATTTTGATTATATGACCTATTTGCTCGTCGTAGCAATCTATTACCTGGTTCTTGTTTTACTATTCTCAACAATTGTCAATGTAATTGAAAAACGTATGTCCATCAGTGATTAA
- a CDS encoding amino acid ABC transporter ATP-binding protein: MSQEMIKVEKLNKSFGDLHVLKDIDISVRESDVVCLIGASGSGKSTLLRCLNFLELKDNGKVVIEGDEVNQDTHDLNKIRQKVGMVFQHFYLFPHKTVLENVMEAPVYVKGISKAEARKDAKELLKKVGLGDKENVYPSKLSGGQKQRVAIARALAMKPDIMLFDEPTSALDPELVGEVLATMKELALEGMTMVVVTHEMGFAREVADWVVYMHDGRIVEVGPPQELFHSPKEQRTKEFLDSVL, from the coding sequence ATGAGTCAGGAAATGATTAAAGTAGAGAAACTTAATAAATCCTTTGGTGATTTACATGTATTGAAGGACATTGATATCAGTGTAAGGGAAAGTGACGTGGTTTGTCTCATTGGGGCCAGTGGATCTGGGAAGAGTACACTGCTTCGCTGCTTGAACTTCCTTGAGCTGAAAGATAATGGGAAGGTTGTCATCGAAGGCGATGAAGTCAACCAGGATACCCATGATCTGAATAAAATCCGTCAAAAGGTAGGGATGGTGTTCCAGCATTTCTATCTTTTCCCCCACAAAACCGTATTGGAAAATGTGATGGAGGCACCGGTGTACGTAAAGGGTATCTCTAAGGCGGAAGCAAGGAAGGATGCCAAAGAACTGTTAAAAAAGGTCGGTCTTGGGGATAAAGAAAATGTCTACCCGTCCAAGCTTTCCGGGGGACAGAAGCAGCGTGTCGCCATCGCCAGGGCCCTTGCCATGAAGCCTGATATCATGCTGTTCGATGAGCCCACCTCGGCACTTGATCCGGAATTGGTCGGTGAGGTACTCGCTACCATGAAGGAGCTTGCTTTAGAAGGGATGACGATGGTCGTCGTGACACATGAAATGGGATTTGCCCGTGAAGTGGCCGATTGGGTCGTCTATATGCATGATGGACGCATCGTCGAAGTGGGACCCCCACAGGAATTATTCCACTCTCCAAAAGAACAGAGGACGAAAGAATTTTTGGACTCGGTTCTCTAA
- a CDS encoding LiaI-LiaF-like domain-containing protein, which produces MKQQRIFPGIILIGFGAYFYLQQANIVLFQEFFTWPTLLIIVGLAFLGQGYGGRDYEAILPGTILVGFGLHFHVVNKLDVWPDHMGTFILIIALGFLLRYQKTRAGLFQGVLFLTLSIILLFSDKVVRWFGFIEGSVGSAWEFWPIVIIGIGVYLLFVRKK; this is translated from the coding sequence ATGAAGCAGCAGCGAATATTCCCCGGAATCATCTTAATTGGGTTTGGGGCCTACTTTTACTTACAGCAGGCGAACATTGTATTATTTCAGGAATTTTTTACGTGGCCCACTTTGCTTATTATTGTCGGACTCGCTTTTCTCGGTCAGGGATACGGGGGAAGGGATTATGAAGCCATCCTGCCCGGTACGATCCTGGTTGGATTCGGACTGCATTTCCATGTGGTCAACAAGCTTGACGTTTGGCCGGATCATATGGGGACCTTTATCCTCATCATCGCCCTCGGTTTTCTTCTCAGATATCAGAAGACACGTGCCGGCTTATTTCAAGGAGTGCTCTTTCTGACACTCTCTATCATTCTTCTATTCTCTGATAAAGTGGTGCGATGGTTCGGTTTCATCGAAGGAAGCGTGGGAAGCGCGTGGGAATTCTGGCCCATCGTCATTATCGGGATAGGGGTTTACTTATTATTTGTAAGAAAAAAATAG
- the hemA gene encoding glutamyl-tRNA reductase: protein MYTIVVGLNYKTAPVEIRERLSFNETDLPLAMKTLKEKKSILENVIVSTCNRTEVYAVVDQLHTGRYYIKEFLSQWFDIDKEEFTPYLFIYEQEGAVEHLFKVACGLNSMVLGETQILGQIRSSFLNAQESGATGTVFNHLFKQAVTVAKKGHSETEIGSNAVSVSYAAVELAKKVFGSLEGKHVLILGAGKMGELAIKNLHGSGATKVTVINRTFEKAQTLAERFSGNAKTMQELQCALVEADIMISSTGAKDFVITKEMMSHVESMRKGRPLFMVDIAVPRDLDPAIGQLESVFLYDIDDLEGIVQANLAERKKAAEQIEIMIEAEIVAFKEWLNMLGVVPVISALRQKALSIQADTMESIERKMPDLTDRERKVLNKHTKSIINQLLKDPILQAKEFAGLPDAEDKLDLFINIFNIEQEVLEQKQVKAANEKTESNHSFTPQPSFQA, encoded by the coding sequence ATGTATACAATAGTCGTTGGTTTAAATTATAAAACGGCCCCTGTAGAGATTCGTGAGCGTTTATCTTTCAATGAAACTGATCTTCCTTTAGCCATGAAAACATTAAAGGAAAAGAAAAGCATCCTTGAAAATGTGATTGTTTCTACATGTAATAGAACGGAAGTTTATGCGGTAGTGGATCAGCTTCATACAGGTCGTTATTATATTAAAGAATTTTTATCTCAATGGTTTGATATAGATAAAGAGGAGTTCACGCCTTATCTGTTCATTTATGAACAAGAAGGAGCGGTCGAACACCTGTTTAAGGTTGCCTGTGGATTGAACTCCATGGTCCTCGGGGAAACCCAGATCCTTGGACAAATCCGTTCAAGCTTCCTGAATGCCCAGGAGTCGGGAGCGACGGGTACCGTATTTAATCATCTGTTCAAGCAGGCGGTGACGGTTGCGAAAAAGGGTCACTCGGAAACAGAGATTGGTTCCAATGCGGTATCAGTCAGCTATGCGGCCGTTGAATTGGCTAAGAAGGTATTCGGCAGCCTGGAGGGTAAGCATGTCCTCATACTTGGTGCAGGGAAAATGGGGGAACTTGCCATCAAGAATCTTCATGGCAGTGGAGCCACCAAGGTGACCGTGATCAACCGTACGTTTGAGAAGGCCCAAACCCTGGCAGAGCGTTTCAGCGGTAATGCGAAGACGATGCAGGAGCTTCAATGCGCCCTTGTAGAAGCGGATATCATGATCAGTTCCACGGGAGCAAAGGATTTTGTCATCACGAAAGAAATGATGTCCCATGTGGAAAGCATGAGGAAGGGCCGTCCCTTATTCATGGTGGACATTGCGGTACCGAGGGACTTAGATCCTGCAATCGGCCAGCTGGAGAGCGTATTCCTTTATGATATCGATGATTTGGAAGGCATCGTCCAGGCGAATCTCGCCGAACGCAAAAAGGCGGCTGAGCAAATTGAAATCATGATTGAAGCGGAAATTGTTGCGTTTAAAGAATGGTTGAATATGCTCGGTGTGGTGCCGGTCATCTCTGCCCTCAGGCAGAAGGCACTTTCCATCCAGGCAGATACGATGGAAAGCATCGAACGGAAAATGCCTGATTTAACCGATCGTGAACGCAAAGTTTTGAATAAGCACACAAAAAGCATCATCAATCAGTTATTAAAAGATCCGATCCTCCAGGCGAAGGAATTTGCAGGTCTTCCGGATGCAGAAGATAAGCTGGATTTATTCATCAACATTTTTAACATTGAACAAGAAGTGTTAGAGCAGAAACAAGTGAAAGCAGCCAACGAAAAGACTGAGAGCAATCATAGCTTTACACCACAACCCTCTTTTCAAGCATAA
- the ccsA gene encoding cytochrome c biogenesis protein yields the protein MFEQTMTRLHELMIVLYAISILFYFIDFLNKNRKANLFAFWLLAIVWVLQTIFLFLYMMNTGRFPVLTIFEGLYFYAWVLITLSLIINRLLRVDFTVFFTNVLGFIIMAIHTFAPVQVESQAMAEQMVSELLLIHITMAILSYGAFSLSFVFSLLYLLQFKLLKEKKWGQRLWRISDLSKLEKISYISNSIGVAMLLLSLILGLQWAYIKLPEFLWYDPKIVGSFILLILYSSYLYLRIKKNVFGKSLAFLNVAAFLIILINFFLASRLSSFHFWYS from the coding sequence ATGTTTGAACAAACGATGACTAGGCTGCACGAACTTATGATTGTTCTGTATGCTATTAGTATTCTCTTTTATTTTATAGATTTCTTAAACAAAAACCGGAAGGCGAACTTGTTTGCCTTCTGGTTACTTGCGATTGTTTGGGTCCTTCAAACAATCTTTTTATTTCTATACATGATGAATACAGGCAGGTTTCCGGTCCTCACCATCTTTGAGGGGCTTTATTTTTATGCCTGGGTGCTCATCACCCTGTCCCTGATCATCAACCGATTGCTAAGGGTGGATTTCACTGTTTTCTTTACAAATGTACTCGGTTTCATCATCATGGCGATCCATACATTTGCGCCCGTTCAGGTCGAGTCCCAGGCGATGGCAGAACAGATGGTATCGGAGTTACTGCTGATTCACATTACGATGGCCATCCTGTCATACGGGGCCTTCAGTCTTTCCTTTGTGTTTTCCCTACTTTATCTCCTCCAGTTTAAATTATTGAAGGAGAAAAAATGGGGGCAGAGGTTATGGAGGATCAGTGATTTGTCCAAGCTTGAGAAGATATCCTATATCTCGAATTCCATCGGGGTAGCGATGCTTCTGTTGAGCCTGATATTGGGACTGCAATGGGCATACATCAAGCTCCCGGAATTTCTATGGTATGATCCCAAGATAGTGGGGTCATTCATTCTATTAATTTTATATAGCAGTTATTTATACCTTCGCATTAAAAAGAATGTCTTTGGTAAATCATTAGCATTTCTTAATGTTGCAGCCTTCTTGATTATATTAATCAACTTTTTCCTAGCTAGTCGGTTGTCTTCATTTCATTTCTGGTATTCATAA
- the hemC gene encoding hydroxymethylbilane synthase, which yields MRKIIVGSRRSKLALTQTNWVIDQLKAIDPSFDFEVKEIVTKGDQILDVTLSKVGGKGLFVKEIEQSMLDKEIDMAVHSMKDMPAVLPEGLTIGSIPVREDHRDVFISKNHVSLKDLPGGAIVGTSSLRRGAQILSVRPDLEIKWIRGNIDTRLSKLQNEDYDAIILAAAGLSRMGWTSDVVTEFLDPDLCLPAVGQGALSIECRNDDDEVLELLKKFACEETTSTVTAERAFLHKMEGGCQVPIAGFAELKDNGDVALTGLVASPDGQTIYKEYMTGQDPKEVGEKVAESLTKQGAKALIDQVKEELDQ from the coding sequence ATGAGAAAAATCATTGTTGGTTCAAGACGAAGTAAATTAGCCCTTACCCAAACCAATTGGGTGATCGATCAGTTGAAGGCAATCGACCCTTCTTTCGATTTCGAAGTGAAAGAGATTGTGACGAAAGGGGATCAGATCCTGGATGTCACTTTATCCAAAGTGGGCGGTAAAGGTTTATTTGTAAAAGAAATCGAGCAGTCGATGCTGGATAAAGAAATCGACATGGCCGTTCACAGTATGAAAGACATGCCGGCTGTGTTGCCAGAAGGACTGACCATCGGAAGCATCCCGGTTCGTGAGGATCACCGTGACGTGTTTATCAGTAAGAATCATGTTTCCCTCAAAGACCTCCCAGGCGGAGCAATCGTCGGAACGAGCAGTCTCAGGAGAGGGGCTCAGATCCTGTCTGTCAGACCGGATCTTGAAATCAAGTGGATCCGCGGCAACATCGATACACGCCTTTCCAAACTGCAAAATGAAGATTACGATGCCATCATCCTGGCAGCGGCGGGACTATCGCGCATGGGATGGACGTCTGATGTCGTAACGGAATTCCTTGATCCTGACCTTTGCTTGCCGGCAGTCGGACAAGGGGCCCTTTCGATCGAGTGCAGAAATGATGACGATGAAGTTCTTGAACTGCTGAAGAAGTTCGCGTGCGAAGAGACAACGAGTACCGTGACGGCTGAACGAGCTTTCCTGCATAAAATGGAAGGCGGCTGTCAGGTGCCGATCGCGGGATTTGCCGAGCTTAAAGACAATGGAGATGTTGCATTGACCGGACTTGTCGCTTCTCCTGACGGACAGACGATCTACAAAGAATACATGACGGGTCAGGATCCAAAAGAAGTTGGAGAAAAAGTGGCTGAAAGCTTAACTAAGCAAGGGGCGAAAGCCTTGATTGATCAGGTGAAAGAGGAGCTGGATCAATAA
- a CDS encoding uroporphyrinogen-III synthase: protein MKGKRPLEQIKVLITRGSEGSSETGSLIENEGGVPILVPLLHFHPHLDPLELSLHTTLHTYEWIIFTSKNGVKFFLEALERRGIPLSSYTGKFAAVGTKTEQYCHKYGIPISFVPENFTGDDFAEEFISKVKPDGHVLIPKGNLARNVIATELALAGVSCQEWIVYETVLPENSFVQLKTIIEKEQVDIITFTSSSTVHHFMKVIRHYSLYDHIRDIPIACIGPITKKTAEQYGLHVKICPSVYTVNEMVKEMKEFISAC from the coding sequence ATGAAGGGTAAGAGGCCTTTAGAACAAATAAAGGTTTTGATTACTCGTGGCAGTGAGGGATCCAGTGAAACCGGATCTCTGATTGAAAACGAGGGAGGGGTGCCCATCTTGGTACCGCTCCTTCATTTTCACCCCCATCTAGATCCGTTGGAATTATCGCTTCACACCACCTTACATACATACGAATGGATCATTTTCACCAGTAAAAATGGGGTGAAGTTCTTCCTGGAAGCATTAGAAAGACGGGGGATCCCTCTATCCTCTTACACGGGAAAATTCGCGGCCGTCGGGACCAAGACGGAGCAGTACTGTCATAAATACGGAATACCCATTTCATTTGTTCCGGAAAATTTCACAGGCGATGACTTCGCAGAGGAATTCATTTCTAAAGTGAAGCCTGATGGTCACGTGCTGATTCCAAAAGGGAATCTGGCAAGGAATGTGATTGCAACGGAATTAGCCTTAGCGGGAGTCAGCTGTCAGGAATGGATCGTCTATGAAACGGTCCTTCCTGAGAACAGCTTTGTGCAGTTGAAAACGATCATCGAAAAAGAACAAGTGGATATCATTACATTCACGAGTTCATCAACGGTCCATCATTTTATGAAGGTCATCCGTCACTATTCCCTTTATGATCACATCAGGGATATTCCCATTGCGTGCATCGGCCCGATCACAAAAAAAACCGCGGAGCAATACGGATTACATGTAAAAATCTGTCCAAGCGTTTATACTGTAAATGAAATGGTGAAGGAGATGAAAGAGTTCATCTCTGCCTGTTAG
- the hemB gene encoding porphobilinogen synthase: protein MKDLQFNRHRRLRQSETMRALVRETHLRKEDLIYPLFVVEGENIKNVVPSMPGVYHISLDNLQAEMDEVVSLGIKSIILFGVPAEKDELGKQAYHDHGIVQEATRFVKERYPDLVIIADTCLCQYTSHGHCGIVKDGKVLNDETLDLLAKTAVSQAEAGADIIAPSNMMDGFVAAIRHGLDEAGYHDVPIMSYAVKYSSSFYGPFRDAAHSTPQFGDRRTYQMDPANRMEALREAQSDMEEGADFLIVKPALSYLDIMREVKDRFNAPVVAYNVSGEYSMVKAAAQNGWVNEQEIVMEKLTSMKRAGADLIITYFAKDVANWLS from the coding sequence ATGAAAGACCTGCAATTCAATCGACACCGCCGCTTACGTCAATCGGAAACGATGCGTGCGCTTGTGCGTGAAACACATCTAAGAAAAGAAGATTTAATTTACCCGTTGTTTGTCGTGGAAGGGGAAAACATCAAGAATGTCGTTCCATCCATGCCGGGTGTTTATCATATTTCACTCGATAATTTACAAGCTGAAATGGATGAAGTGGTTTCACTCGGGATCAAGTCTATCATTCTTTTCGGAGTTCCGGCTGAAAAAGACGAGCTGGGGAAACAGGCGTATCATGATCATGGAATCGTCCAGGAGGCAACGCGTTTTGTGAAAGAACGTTACCCGGATCTTGTTATCATAGCCGATACGTGCCTCTGTCAATATACCAGTCACGGTCACTGTGGGATCGTCAAAGACGGAAAAGTCCTGAATGATGAAACTCTTGATTTGTTGGCTAAAACAGCGGTCAGCCAGGCTGAAGCCGGTGCAGACATCATCGCTCCGTCCAATATGATGGATGGATTCGTCGCAGCAATTCGTCATGGTCTCGACGAAGCAGGCTATCATGATGTGCCGATCATGTCATACGCTGTGAAATATTCATCAAGCTTCTATGGTCCTTTCCGTGACGCGGCTCACTCGACACCTCAATTCGGAGATCGCAGAACGTATCAAATGGACCCGGCGAACCGCATGGAAGCCCTGAGAGAAGCGCAGTCTGATATGGAAGAGGGTGCCGACTTCCTTATCGTGAAACCGGCCCTTTCGTATCTTGATATCATGCGTGAAGTGAAAGACCGTTTCAATGCACCGGTTGTCGCCTATAACGTAAGTGGGGAATACAGCATGGTGAAGGCAGCGGCGCAGAACGGCTGGGTAAACGAACAGGAAATCGTCATGGAGAAACTGACCAGCATGAAACGTGCAGGGGCAGACCTCATCATTACGTATTTTGCAAAAGACGTAGCGAACTGGTTATCCTAA